Proteins from one Chitinophaga oryzae genomic window:
- a CDS encoding AMP-dependent synthetase/ligase codes for MDRPQRLFDVIRYQLENYPREDMLTGKENGQWRKYSTQEVAAITRKFSSGLLKLGIRAGIKTNEEKDKIAIISPNRPEWLLTDLACQQIGAVLTPIYPTISQQELEYVLNDAEARILFVSDEELLNKVLAARDKFPTIREIFTFQQVTGARHWSEVPALADESNYPLIEEVQQNISPEELVTIIYTSGTTGTPKGVMLSHQNVMSNVLACQPYLPVNKNARALSFLPLNHIFERMVTYLYLTAGVPVYYAETMDTIADNLREIKPTIFTTVPRLLEKVYEKIMATGLELKGIKRALFFWAVDLGKRYEINHNAGAWYNFQLKLANKLIFSKWRAALGGNIQCIVNGAAACQIRLLKIFTAAGIPILEGYGLTETSPVISVNRYNEEDRMFGTVGPVISNVEVKIAEDGEILCKGPSVTIGYYKRPDLTTDAITDGWFHTGDIGVLIDHKFLKITDRKKELFKTSGGKFVAPQPIENKFKESPYIEQIMVVGEDRKFTAALIVPSFDNLRGWAQKKGISAGSNEELLKRQEVQDLYKQTVDKYNQFFNHIEQVKKFQLLPHEWTVDAGELTPTLKAKRKVILEKYKKEIDSIYAPSGGKVDIESL; via the coding sequence ATGGACCGACCGCAGCGACTATTCGACGTCATCCGGTATCAGCTGGAAAACTATCCCAGGGAGGATATGCTTACCGGCAAAGAAAACGGACAATGGAGGAAATACAGCACACAGGAAGTAGCTGCCATCACCCGCAAATTCAGCTCAGGCTTACTGAAGCTGGGTATCCGGGCAGGCATCAAAACCAATGAAGAGAAAGACAAGATCGCTATTATATCGCCCAACCGGCCGGAATGGCTACTGACCGACCTCGCCTGTCAGCAGATCGGCGCTGTGCTCACCCCCATTTACCCGACGATCAGTCAACAGGAACTGGAATATGTGCTCAACGATGCCGAAGCCCGTATCCTGTTTGTCAGTGACGAGGAGCTGCTGAATAAAGTACTGGCTGCCCGGGATAAATTTCCCACCATCCGGGAAATCTTTACCTTCCAGCAGGTAACCGGCGCCCGCCACTGGTCTGAAGTGCCGGCGCTGGCCGACGAAAGCAACTATCCCCTGATAGAAGAAGTGCAGCAAAACATATCTCCCGAGGAACTGGTGACCATCATCTATACCTCCGGTACCACCGGCACCCCAAAGGGCGTCATGCTCTCCCATCAAAACGTGATGAGCAACGTGCTGGCCTGTCAGCCTTACCTGCCGGTCAACAAAAACGCCCGTGCGCTCAGTTTCCTGCCGCTCAACCACATCTTTGAGCGGATGGTCACCTACCTCTATCTTACCGCCGGCGTGCCTGTCTATTACGCCGAAACCATGGACACCATCGCCGACAACCTGAGAGAGATCAAACCGACCATCTTCACCACCGTACCACGGTTGCTGGAGAAAGTGTATGAAAAGATCATGGCGACCGGTCTTGAGCTGAAAGGTATTAAACGCGCCTTATTTTTCTGGGCCGTAGACCTGGGCAAACGTTATGAGATCAACCACAACGCCGGCGCCTGGTATAACTTCCAGCTGAAGCTGGCCAACAAACTGATCTTCAGCAAATGGCGCGCTGCCCTGGGCGGCAATATACAGTGTATCGTTAACGGCGCCGCCGCCTGCCAGATAAGGCTGCTGAAAATATTCACCGCCGCCGGTATCCCCATTCTGGAAGGATACGGCCTTACGGAAACATCGCCCGTCATCAGCGTAAACCGCTATAATGAAGAAGACCGTATGTTCGGCACCGTAGGCCCTGTCATCAGCAATGTCGAGGTAAAAATTGCAGAAGACGGCGAGATACTGTGCAAAGGCCCCAGCGTTACCATAGGGTACTACAAACGCCCCGACCTTACCACCGACGCCATCACCGACGGCTGGTTCCATACCGGCGACATCGGTGTACTGATCGATCATAAATTCCTGAAAATCACCGACCGGAAAAAGGAGCTGTTCAAAACCTCCGGCGGCAAGTTCGTGGCCCCTCAGCCGATAGAAAACAAGTTCAAGGAGTCTCCCTATATAGAACAGATCATGGTGGTAGGCGAAGACCGCAAATTCACCGCGGCACTGATTGTGCCCTCCTTCGACAACCTGCGCGGCTGGGCCCAGAAAAAGGGAATTTCCGCCGGCAGCAACGAAGAGCTGTTGAAGCGCCAGGAAGTGCAGGACCTCTACAAACAGACCGTGGATAAGTACAACCAGTTCTTCAACCACATCGAACAGGTCAAAAAGTTCCAGTTACTTCCCCATGAATGGACGGTAGACGCCGGGGAACTCACCCCCACCCTGAAAGCCAAGCGGAAGGTGATCCTCGAAAAGTACAAAAAGGAAATAGACAGCATTTATGCGCCTTCGGGAGGAAAAGTTGATATAGAAAGTCTTTAA
- a CDS encoding DUF433 domain-containing protein, with protein MDYREYIESNINIMLGKPVIKGTRITVALILQRLSEGATIANLVEAYPSLSPVAITAALAYASDVIDNESIIAVA; from the coding sequence ATGGATTACAGAGAATACATAGAGTCAAATATTAATATAATGCTTGGTAAGCCAGTCATTAAGGGTACACGCATTACCGTTGCTTTGATATTACAAAGATTATCTGAGGGAGCTACTATTGCAAATCTCGTAGAGGCATATCCTTCTCTTTCCCCTGTTGCTATTACTGCCGCTTTGGCTTACGCTTCAGATGTTATTGATAACGAAAGTATTATTGCAGTAGCATGA
- a CDS encoding DUF5615 family PIN-like protein has protein sequence MILADENIHSYIVKTLRDEGFGVTSVTELSKGIKDEEVIQWALKNDYLLLTEDKDFGEWVFAHHIKNLSVLFLRYTFHEYKEITKAIIYLLQTQELRRPVFVTLTPKKIRIRQL, from the coding sequence ATGATCTTAGCTGATGAAAACATACATTCCTACATTGTTAAAACATTGAGGGATGAAGGCTTTGGTGTTACCTCCGTAACAGAACTAAGCAAGGGCATTAAGGACGAGGAAGTAATACAATGGGCCTTAAAAAACGATTATTTACTACTCACAGAAGATAAGGACTTTGGGGAGTGGGTATTTGCTCACCACATCAAAAACCTTAGTGTTCTCTTTCTTCGCTATACTTTCCATGAATACAAGGAGATCACAAAAGCAATTATCTACCTATTGCAAACGCAGGAGCTGCGACGTCCCGTATTTGTTACCCTAACCCCAAAGAAAATAAGGATAAGGCAGCTTTAA
- a CDS encoding glycosyltransferase family 2 protein: MQETGKLVSIIIATYNSEKYIGECLSSIQSLGQPAIEVVIVDGGSTDNTINIVKGFDSSLVSWESGPDKGIYDALNKGVERARGRWLYFMGADDRLLPGFGEMIQQLKDENTVYYGNTTEYFEKEGPRYLLLKGAFSNYRLAKFCMNHQTILYPAGVFRKYRYDLRYRVFADYALNIQVWGDKAFKKVHLPITIAQYNMDGFSSVTKDKDFVFRQEKFGLVRKSMGWWIYLRLLSRKYKYQLRGKSWE, from the coding sequence ATGCAGGAAACAGGAAAACTGGTTAGTATCATTATCGCCACTTATAACTCAGAAAAATACATTGGGGAGTGTTTGTCATCCATTCAGTCGCTGGGACAACCGGCCATAGAGGTCGTGATTGTGGATGGCGGCAGCACGGACAATACCATCAATATTGTAAAAGGCTTCGACAGCAGCCTGGTGTCCTGGGAAAGCGGCCCGGACAAAGGCATTTACGATGCGTTGAACAAAGGCGTGGAACGGGCCCGGGGCCGGTGGCTTTACTTTATGGGCGCCGATGACCGCCTGCTGCCGGGTTTTGGGGAGATGATACAGCAGCTGAAGGACGAGAATACCGTTTACTATGGCAATACCACCGAGTATTTCGAAAAGGAAGGCCCGCGCTACCTATTGCTGAAAGGGGCCTTCAGCAACTACCGGCTGGCAAAATTCTGCATGAATCACCAGACAATCCTTTATCCCGCCGGTGTATTCCGGAAATACCGCTATGACCTGCGTTACCGGGTCTTTGCCGATTATGCCCTCAATATCCAGGTATGGGGTGACAAAGCTTTTAAGAAGGTACATCTTCCCATTACCATCGCGCAGTACAATATGGACGGTTTCTCATCCGTCACCAAGGACAAGGATTTTGTCTTCCGGCAGGAGAAATTCGGCCTGGTCAGAAAAAGCATGGGGTGGTGGATCTACCTGCGCCTGCTATCCAGGAAATACAAATACCAGTTGCGCGGAAAGAGCTGGGAATAA
- a CDS encoding 2'-5' RNA ligase family protein produces the protein MRRGNYAQLSLFSCYEYFLLLSPGQAIVRKVAAMKSLLAGMIRIPSYNLGSIAHISLMKFQITEDDQSVIRRVAHAVEGFREFDVQLGGAGIFHHGTTGTLMLQPANSDRIHRLHGTIMTEFRRRRLIRPHITIARNVANEELLKVNLRDFDCYDSFCCNKVTILKKAVEAPHYEVLQEVPFTPGKIF, from the coding sequence ATGCGACGGGGGAACTATGCACAGCTCTCACTATTCAGCTGTTATGAATACTTTTTATTGCTCTCTCCGGGACAGGCAATCGTGCGCAAGGTGGCCGCCATGAAAAGCCTGCTGGCAGGCATGATCAGGATACCGTCCTACAACCTGGGATCGATAGCCCATATCTCCCTGATGAAATTTCAAATAACAGAAGATGACCAGTCTGTTATCCGGCGGGTAGCACATGCGGTGGAAGGCTTTCGGGAATTCGATGTACAACTCGGTGGCGCAGGTATTTTTCACCACGGCACTACCGGCACATTGATGTTACAGCCCGCCAACAGCGATCGCATACACCGCCTGCATGGAACTATTATGACGGAATTCAGGCGCCGCCGGCTTATCCGGCCGCATATCACCATTGCGCGGAATGTGGCCAACGAAGAACTTCTAAAGGTAAATCTGCGTGATTTTGATTGCTACGACAGCTTCTGCTGTAACAAGGTGACCATACTGAAAAAAGCGGTGGAAGCGCCTCACTATGAAGTGCTGCAGGAAGTGCCGTTTACTCCCGGAAAAATTTTTTGA
- a CDS encoding carboxypeptidase-like regulatory domain-containing protein — protein sequence MRPLRHIILLLSLLLALLQAHAQRTIQGTIFREDTIPVAGVTVLNKRTQSAITSNEQGYYQLSAHNGDTLLLKALGFIPLLYVVSKDRTTVTHQLQSQPLELKAVNIIQYNHLRDSLRLRQEFRREFDFHRPRWNEVIVSAGPLIAVNINQLYKAVSFRKNRKKEKFRKILLDKEKENLVEQKFNSSLVQRLTGMDGDSLAQFMLRYQPSYEFVRAISDYDLYVYIRQQYDKYREQTEK from the coding sequence ATGCGGCCACTCCGGCATATTATCTTATTGTTATCATTGCTGCTGGCATTGTTGCAGGCCCATGCCCAGCGTACCATACAAGGCACTATTTTCCGGGAAGACACTATCCCGGTAGCCGGGGTAACGGTGCTGAATAAACGCACGCAAAGCGCCATCACCAGCAATGAGCAGGGATACTATCAACTCAGCGCACATAACGGCGACACGCTGTTACTGAAAGCACTGGGCTTTATACCACTGCTTTATGTCGTCAGTAAAGACCGGACGACAGTCACCCACCAGCTGCAATCCCAGCCACTGGAGCTAAAAGCCGTTAACATCATACAGTACAACCACCTGCGGGATTCCCTGCGCCTGCGACAGGAATTCAGGAGAGAATTCGATTTCCATCGCCCGCGCTGGAATGAAGTGATCGTGAGCGCCGGACCACTCATTGCTGTAAATATCAATCAGCTGTACAAAGCAGTATCCTTTCGCAAGAACAGGAAGAAAGAAAAGTTCAGGAAAATATTGCTGGACAAAGAAAAAGAAAATCTGGTGGAACAGAAGTTCAATTCATCGCTGGTGCAACGCCTCACAGGAATGGACGGAGACAGCCTCGCGCAGTTTATGCTGCGGTATCAGCCGTCTTATGAATTTGTAAGAGCGATCAGCGACTACGACCTGTATGTGTACATCCGGCAGCAGTATGATAAATACCGGGAACAAACAGAGAAATAA
- a CDS encoding Na+/H+ antiporter yields the protein MHHSLLLVLTLLFVVFMLVMLGQRLKISYPIFLVLAGLGIGFIPGLPAMEIDPDMVFTIFLPPLLYEAAWYTSWNDFWKWKRPIMMLAFGAVIFTSCIIAYVSHSMIPGFTLALGFLLGGIISPPDAVAATSVLKHLKVPKRAMTILEGESLINDASSLIVFRFAAAAVVSGHFVMQEAVGQFFLSAGMGVVIGLAVAYVMYLIHRWLPTTPSIDSALTVMTPYFIYLAAEQFHFSGVLAVVSGGLFLSYRSHLVFPDGATRMQMLGVWSTLIFVLNGIIFMLIGLELPTIVHALGDYSIGDAIRYGLIIAFLTIAVRLLWVYPGAFIPRMLSKKIRTQESSPGWKGPLVVGWAGMRGVVSLASALSVPLLFPHRNLIIFITFIVILVTLVFQGLTLPWLIKLIKVGEIDDITPLAEQEAGMRLAMMKVALQRLEEKYSVEAADNELVGFLKKDLEHNINSTSARLESLECDDTEKAEVDLYHSVLMDIYARQRQELFRLRQHNTFSDEVIRSQEMQLDLDEMKIKRPGHE from the coding sequence ATGCATCACTCGTTGCTTCTTGTCCTTACTTTATTGTTCGTTGTGTTTATGCTGGTCATGCTGGGCCAGCGGCTGAAGATTTCCTATCCAATTTTCCTGGTGTTAGCGGGACTGGGCATTGGTTTCATCCCCGGCTTGCCGGCGATGGAGATAGACCCGGATATGGTGTTCACCATCTTTTTGCCGCCTTTGTTGTACGAAGCTGCCTGGTATACGTCGTGGAACGATTTCTGGAAGTGGAAGCGGCCCATTATGATGCTGGCTTTCGGGGCGGTTATTTTCACGTCCTGTATTATTGCTTATGTATCGCATTCGATGATACCCGGGTTTACGCTGGCGCTGGGCTTCCTGCTGGGTGGCATTATCTCCCCGCCGGATGCTGTGGCGGCGACGAGCGTGCTGAAACACCTGAAAGTACCCAAGCGGGCGATGACCATTCTCGAAGGGGAGAGCCTTATCAACGACGCCTCCAGCCTGATCGTATTCCGCTTTGCCGCTGCAGCGGTGGTCTCAGGGCACTTTGTGATGCAGGAAGCTGTGGGACAGTTCTTTTTATCTGCGGGGATGGGCGTGGTGATAGGACTGGCGGTAGCGTATGTCATGTATCTGATTCACCGCTGGCTGCCCACCACGCCCAGTATAGATTCCGCGCTGACGGTGATGACGCCGTATTTCATTTACCTGGCGGCGGAACAGTTCCATTTTTCCGGGGTACTGGCGGTTGTCAGCGGTGGGCTGTTCCTCTCGTACCGCTCTCACCTGGTCTTCCCCGATGGCGCCACGCGGATGCAGATGCTGGGCGTCTGGAGCACGCTGATCTTTGTGCTCAACGGTATCATTTTCATGCTCATAGGACTGGAACTTCCTACTATCGTACACGCGCTGGGGGATTATTCTATTGGCGATGCCATCCGCTACGGGCTGATCATCGCTTTCCTCACCATAGCGGTACGGTTGTTATGGGTATATCCCGGCGCTTTTATTCCCCGGATGCTGAGCAAAAAAATCCGTACACAGGAATCGAGTCCGGGCTGGAAAGGGCCACTGGTAGTGGGATGGGCTGGTATGCGGGGCGTGGTGTCGTTAGCTTCCGCGTTGTCGGTGCCATTACTGTTTCCGCACCGTAACCTGATCATTTTTATCACGTTCATTGTTATACTGGTCACGCTGGTGTTCCAGGGACTCACGCTTCCCTGGCTGATAAAGCTGATCAAAGTAGGTGAGATAGATGACATCACGCCGCTGGCGGAGCAGGAAGCCGGTATGCGGCTGGCCATGATGAAAGTGGCCCTTCAGCGGCTGGAAGAAAAATACAGCGTGGAAGCTGCTGACAATGAACTGGTAGGTTTCCTGAAAAAAGACCTGGAACATAATATCAACAGCACTTCTGCACGGCTGGAATCACTGGAATGCGACGACACGGAAAAGGCGGAAGTGGACCTGTATCATTCCGTGCTGATGGACATCTACGCGCGGCAACGGCAGGAGCTGTTCCGGCTGCGGCAACATAACACGTTCAGCGATGAAGTGATCCGCAGCCAGGAAATGCAGCTGGACCTTGATGAAATGAAAATCAAACGTCCTGGTCACGAATAA
- a CDS encoding DoxX family protein: MENNTIAFVLLRLAVAASMFGHGLVRLPKLSGFSQWMVTSFEKSMLPGAMVLPFSYILPIAEFIVGLFLILGLFTRLSLIGGALIMIALILGTTLIEDWHSLPSQLIHAAFFAVLLVFIRYNGFALDKLISR; encoded by the coding sequence ATGGAAAACAACACAATTGCCTTTGTACTGTTAAGATTGGCTGTAGCAGCCAGCATGTTCGGCCACGGTCTCGTAAGACTTCCCAAACTTAGCGGATTCAGCCAATGGATGGTCACTTCTTTTGAAAAATCAATGCTGCCCGGCGCCATGGTACTGCCTTTTAGCTATATACTGCCCATCGCTGAGTTTATTGTGGGCCTGTTCCTGATACTGGGGCTGTTCACCCGCCTGTCTCTCATTGGCGGCGCGCTGATCATGATCGCGCTGATACTGGGCACTACCCTGATAGAAGACTGGCACTCCCTGCCTTCACAACTGATACATGCGGCCTTCTTTGCGGTGCTGCTGGTGTTCATCCGGTATAATGGTTTTGCCCTGGATAAGCTGATAAGCAGGTGA
- a CDS encoding AraC family transcriptional regulator, which translates to MLQENLYQPFEIEYRECTECPIDAHKHNFFELVYIMEGSGVQCVNKNQLPYSADKLFLVMPQDCHSFEVKESTRFFFIRFNDVYLKDQPKEWIQQLEFIFQNNNHLPGCILKNKSDKPLVKSLIDALIREQVNQQPYHKALSQQIVNTILMIVARNISSQLPEPSRQPGKSDAPLNILHYIHENIYSPEKLRAEQIASHFNISPTYLSEYFKRNNGDSLQQYITQYKLKLVETRLQYSSMRVGEIAYELGFTDESHLNRMFKKYKGVNPSAFRKELQLQLQPD; encoded by the coding sequence ATGTTACAGGAAAATTTATATCAGCCTTTTGAAATTGAGTACCGCGAATGTACCGAATGCCCGATAGATGCGCATAAACACAACTTCTTTGAATTGGTATATATTATGGAAGGCAGCGGGGTCCAGTGTGTAAACAAGAACCAGTTGCCCTACAGCGCCGATAAGCTGTTCCTCGTGATGCCGCAGGATTGCCATTCTTTTGAGGTAAAGGAAAGCACCAGGTTTTTCTTTATCCGCTTTAATGACGTCTACCTGAAAGATCAGCCTAAAGAATGGATACAGCAGCTGGAATTCATCTTCCAGAACAATAATCACCTGCCGGGCTGTATTCTCAAAAACAAAAGCGACAAACCGCTGGTAAAATCACTGATAGACGCGCTTATCCGCGAGCAGGTAAACCAGCAGCCTTATCATAAAGCGCTGTCACAACAGATAGTCAATACCATCCTGATGATCGTGGCCCGCAATATCTCCAGCCAGTTGCCCGAACCATCCCGGCAGCCGGGCAAAAGTGACGCGCCGCTGAACATCCTTCATTATATCCATGAAAATATCTACTCTCCCGAGAAACTGCGGGCCGAGCAGATCGCCTCCCACTTTAATATATCGCCGACGTACCTGAGTGAATACTTCAAACGGAACAACGGCGACAGTCTGCAGCAATATATCACGCAGTACAAACTGAAACTGGTGGAAACAAGGCTGCAATACAGCAGCATGCGCGTAGGAGAAATAGCCTACGAGCTGGGCTTCACCGACGAAAGCCATCTAAACAGGATGTTCAAAAAATATAAAGGGGTCAATCCATCCGCATTCAGAAAGGAACTGCAGTTGCAATTGCAACCCGACTGA
- a CDS encoding SMI1/KNR4 family protein has protein sequence MRQHAPRLLHVLNPGVSTASLESLEKLTESALPADFKAFYAVHDGQQKPRPGLVDGDQLLPLEEIINKWHYWHDLIASGTFTYNDEPIASEPDTGIRSDWWNPRWIPITADGFGNFLCLDLDPAPGGHYGQIITLWHDDGHREIVAPSFREWISNYLDALEKGDYIFVKKWGIVHKDTTFNYND, from the coding sequence ATGAGACAGCATGCCCCCAGGCTACTGCATGTACTTAACCCCGGCGTCTCCACTGCATCGCTGGAGTCTTTGGAAAAACTAACAGAATCAGCCCTGCCGGCCGATTTCAAGGCTTTCTACGCCGTTCATGACGGACAGCAGAAACCAAGGCCCGGACTGGTAGACGGCGACCAGCTGCTACCGCTGGAAGAGATCATCAACAAATGGCATTACTGGCACGACCTGATCGCTTCCGGGACATTTACCTATAATGATGAGCCCATCGCTTCCGAGCCGGACACCGGTATCCGGTCCGACTGGTGGAATCCCCGCTGGATACCCATTACCGCCGACGGCTTCGGTAATTTCCTCTGCCTGGACCTGGATCCCGCCCCCGGTGGCCACTATGGCCAGATCATCACCCTCTGGCATGACGACGGGCACCGTGAAATTGTAGCGCCCTCCTTCCGGGAATGGATCAGCAACTATCTCGACGCCCTCGAAAAGGGAGATTATATTTTCGTTAAAAAGTGGGGCATCGTACATAAAGACACCACCTTCAACTACAACGACTGA
- a CDS encoding AraC family transcriptional regulator — protein MKQIVLSIIAYAVQRDIDVAKLCQLAGIHLAVLKKTNAPPVTQQQLDALWLHGARLSGDPLFGLHFAASVQPAALGIVGQIIQTSATVGEAITHAAALTHHVTDQCRLEIARSNKSFTVRFIPAGGNVNEPTMAFRSLVELLMVITIHEMSGLMLEKITPLTVRLPYNVPDAAAYEQVFRCRPTKRAGEYALVFDIRYWEEPILTANYELQELLLKKVAAMAPQQPAKAAGTLRTRVYNYLLANSYLGIISLEEMAANFNLSPRSLQRKLKDEGVKYQEIADAVRKSLALYYISSGSYPLKDISYMLGYNELSAFTRAFRRWTGSSPLQYQSL, from the coding sequence ATGAAACAAATTGTATTATCCATTATAGCGTATGCGGTGCAACGGGATATAGACGTGGCTAAGTTGTGTCAGCTGGCGGGCATCCACCTGGCAGTATTAAAGAAAACCAATGCGCCGCCGGTCACACAGCAGCAACTGGACGCGCTGTGGTTGCATGGCGCACGGTTATCAGGCGATCCGCTGTTTGGACTGCATTTTGCCGCCTCCGTGCAGCCGGCGGCGTTAGGTATCGTCGGGCAGATTATTCAAACCAGCGCCACGGTGGGAGAAGCGATCACCCATGCCGCAGCGCTGACGCACCACGTAACAGACCAGTGCCGGCTGGAGATTGCCCGGAGTAATAAAAGCTTTACGGTAAGGTTCATTCCAGCCGGTGGTAACGTAAACGAGCCTACGATGGCTTTCCGCTCATTGGTGGAGTTGTTGATGGTGATCACCATCCATGAGATGTCGGGACTGATGCTTGAAAAAATAACGCCGTTGACGGTACGGTTACCTTATAATGTACCGGACGCTGCGGCTTATGAACAGGTTTTCCGTTGCCGGCCAACAAAGCGTGCCGGGGAGTATGCGCTGGTGTTCGATATCCGTTATTGGGAAGAGCCGATTTTAACGGCCAACTATGAACTGCAGGAACTGTTGCTGAAGAAAGTGGCGGCTATGGCGCCACAGCAGCCTGCGAAAGCGGCGGGCACGCTCCGGACAAGAGTATATAACTACCTGTTGGCCAATTCTTACCTGGGCATAATATCACTGGAAGAGATGGCGGCCAATTTTAACCTGAGTCCGCGCAGCCTTCAGCGTAAGCTGAAGGACGAAGGGGTAAAATACCAGGAAATTGCGGATGCCGTGCGGAAATCCCTGGCGTTGTATTATATCTCTTCCGGCAGTTATCCGCTGAAAGATATTTCTTATATGCTGGGATATAATGAATTGAGTGCTTTTACCCGTGCCTTCAGGCGGTGGACGGGCAGCAGTCCGTTACAATATCAGTCGTTGTAG
- a CDS encoding nuclear transport factor 2 family protein, translated as MENQTLSVVKAFVTAVQQADLEKLGALLHPAITWDQPGNNRFSGIKNSSGEVFQMVGGMFEVSANTMTLSDVKSITVNGDQAAVVLRWQANRAGATLDTDNVDVYTVKDGQIVAAKVYAADPAHEDLFWGN; from the coding sequence ATGGAAAATCAAACCTTATCCGTCGTTAAAGCATTTGTTACAGCAGTACAACAGGCAGATCTCGAAAAATTGGGCGCTTTGCTGCACCCCGCCATCACCTGGGACCAGCCAGGCAACAACCGTTTCTCCGGCATCAAAAATTCCAGCGGTGAAGTATTTCAAATGGTGGGAGGCATGTTTGAAGTGTCTGCCAACACTATGACACTCTCCGATGTAAAATCCATCACCGTGAATGGCGATCAGGCAGCAGTAGTATTACGCTGGCAAGCCAACAGGGCCGGCGCCACGCTGGACACTGATAACGTAGACGTATATACGGTAAAAGACGGACAGATCGTAGCGGCGAAAGTATATGCCGCAGATCCGGCACATGAAGATCTTTTCTGGGGAAATTAA
- a CDS encoding ABC transporter permease has translation MSAINLIRIALRALQRNKLRAFLTMLGIIIGVAAVIAMVAIGEGSKESIQSQLSAMGSNMITILPASNVSGGVRIEGASFQSLTIVDVKAIQKGAEHVAAVSPVSSTKGQAIFGALNWPTSLQGVAPSYFEIRKLDIADGVSFTDADVATAAKVCVLGKTVIDNLFPSGESPVGKVIRLNSIPLQVIGTLVPKGQSSFGQDQDDIILTPYTTVQKRILATIYFQSIYASAVSEGASAQATDEITDILRETHRLRPADENNFQVRTMEELIKTLSSTSSLLTVLLTAIAGISLVIGGIGIMNIMYVSVTERTREIGLRMSIGARGIDILLQFLVEAIIISVTGGIIGVILGITAAKVITLTLGWPTIVSESSIVLSFMVCALTGVFFGYYPAQAASQLDPIEALRYE, from the coding sequence ATGAGCGCCATCAACCTCATAAGGATTGCTTTAAGGGCTTTGCAGCGCAATAAGCTGCGGGCCTTTCTGACCATGCTCGGTATCATCATCGGCGTAGCGGCGGTGATTGCCATGGTGGCCATAGGAGAGGGGTCCAAAGAAAGCATCCAGTCGCAGCTGAGCGCTATGGGCTCCAATATGATCACAATACTGCCGGCCAGTAATGTATCAGGCGGCGTGCGTATTGAGGGAGCGAGCTTTCAGTCGCTCACCATCGTGGACGTAAAAGCGATACAAAAAGGAGCGGAGCATGTGGCCGCTGTGTCGCCGGTGTCCTCCACCAAAGGACAGGCGATCTTCGGTGCGCTGAACTGGCCTACCAGCCTCCAGGGCGTAGCGCCATCCTATTTTGAGATCCGAAAACTGGATATAGCCGACGGCGTTAGTTTCACCGACGCCGATGTGGCCACGGCCGCCAAGGTATGCGTACTGGGTAAAACCGTGATCGACAACCTGTTTCCCAGCGGGGAAAGCCCGGTAGGCAAAGTCATTCGCCTCAATTCTATCCCGCTGCAGGTGATCGGTACGCTGGTGCCCAAGGGACAGAGCTCTTTCGGGCAGGACCAGGACGATATCATTCTAACGCCCTATACCACGGTACAGAAGCGCATCCTGGCCACCATCTATTTTCAGAGCATTTATGCTTCGGCCGTGAGCGAAGGAGCTTCCGCACAGGCTACGGACGAAATTACCGACATACTCAGGGAAACGCACCGGCTGCGTCCTGCGGACGAAAACAATTTCCAGGTGCGTACCATGGAAGAGCTAATCAAAACACTGAGTTCCACCAGCAGCCTGCTGACGGTGCTGCTCACGGCCATAGCGGGTATTTCCCTCGTCATCGGCGGTATCGGGATCATGAATATCATGTACGTATCGGTGACCGAACGTACACGGGAGATAGGACTGAGAATGTCCATCGGCGCCAGGGGAATAGATATCCTGCTGCAGTTCCTGGTAGAAGCTATTATCATCAGCGTTACCGGCGGGATCATCGGTGTGATACTGGGGATAACGGCTGCCAAGGTAATCACCCTTACGCTGGGATGGCCTACCATCGTGTCTGAATCGTCTATTGTGCTCTCTTTTATGGTGTGTGCGCTGACGGGTGTGTTCTTTGGTTATTATCCCGCCCAGGCCGCCTCCCAGCTGGACCCGATAGAGGCGTTGCGGTATGAATAA